One genomic region from Prevotella sp. Rep29 encodes:
- the rplS gene encoding 50S ribosomal protein L19 has translation MDLIKVAEEAFATGKNFPEFKSGDTITVAYKIIEGSKERIQLYRGVVIKICGHGEKRRFTVRKMSGTVGVERIFPIESPNIDSIEVNKRGKVRRAKLYYLRKLTGKKARIAEKRTLTRTEE, from the coding sequence ATGGACTTGATTAAAGTTGCCGAAGAGGCATTTGCAACTGGAAAGAACTTCCCTGAGTTTAAGTCGGGAGATACCATTACGGTTGCTTACAAAATTATTGAGGGCTCAAAGGAGCGTATTCAGTTGTACCGCGGTGTTGTTATCAAGATTTGCGGTCATGGCGAGAAGAGACGTTTCACCGTTCGCAAGATGTCTGGAACGGTTGGCGTTGAGCGTATTTTCCCGATTGAGTCTCCGAACATCGACAGCATTGAGGTGAACAAGCGTGGTAAGGTTCGCCGTGCGAAACTGTACTACCTGCGCAAGCTCACCGGTAAGAAGGCACGTATCGCTGAGAAGCGTACGCTGACTCGTACAGAGGAATAA